Proteins encoded by one window of Gracilinanus agilis isolate LMUSP501 unplaced genomic scaffold, AgileGrace unplaced_scaffold48970, whole genome shotgun sequence:
- the LOC123255577 gene encoding fibroblast growth factor 11-like → LPVSLPEPQLKGIITKLFCRQGFYLQANPDGSINGTREDTSSFTQFNLIPVGLRVVTIQSTKLGHYVAMNSEGLLYSSPHFTAECRFKECVFENYYVLYASALYRQRRSGRAWYLGMDKEGQVMKGNRVKKTKAAAHFVPKLLEVAMYREPSLHNVPETSPANDKPPAPLPPET, encoded by the exons ttcttcctgtttctcttccaGAGCCCCAGCTCAAAGGCATCATCACAAAGCTTTTCTGCCGTCAGGGTTTCTATCTCCAGGCCAATCCAGATGGAAGTATCAATGGGACACGAGAGGATACCAGCTCATTCa CCCAGTTTAACCTGATCCCTGTGGGTCTCCGTGTGGTCACTATCCAGAGCACCAAACTGGGGCATTATGTAGCCATGAATTCGGAAGGGCTACTCTACAGCTCG CCACACTTTACAGCAGAGTGTCGCTTTAAGGAGTGTGTCTTTGAGAATTATTATGTCCTCTACGCCTCTGCCCTCTACCGCCAGCGTCGTTCAGGCAGAGCCTGGTATTTGGGTATGGACAAGGAGGGCCAAGTCATGAAGGgaaatagagtcaagaagaccaaagCGGCTGCCCACTTTGTGCCCAAGCTCCTTGAAG TGGCCATGTACCGGGAACCTTCCCTGCACAACGTACCGGAAACATCTCCTGCAAATGACAAGCCTCCAGCCCCCTTACCTCCTGAAACATAA